A portion of the Acidisarcina polymorpha genome contains these proteins:
- the fusA gene encoding elongation factor G, producing MPRQVPLNRCRNIGIMAHIDAGKTTTTERILFYTGITHRIGEVHEGTATMDYMEQEQERGITITSAATTCTWKDIRINIIDTPGHVDFTAEVERSLRVLDGAVALFDSVSGVQPQSETVWRQGDKYKVPRICFVNKMDKAGADFEHVIETIRKRLGARPVAIQIPIGAEANFKGVIDLIEMKAILWHDETMGAQYDVEEIPENLLKKAEAFRMQLVESVAENDDDMLHKFLEGETPTAAELKKALRGATIAMKVFPVLCGTAFKNKGVQTLLDAVVDYLPSPLDVPPVVGIDPDDPEKQVIREAKDDAPFSALGFKLINDPFGKLGFIRVYSGHLKTGDTVLNPRTGKTERIGRLVKMHANKREDITEIYAGDICACVGLKELKTGDTLCTPNDPVALSAIKFPDTVISVAIEPKTKADQEKMGMALAKLADEDPTFKVRTDEESGQTIISGMGELHLEILVDRMKREHKVEANVGEPRVAFRETIRKIAEAEGKYIRQTGGSGNYGHVKIRLEPNEPGKGFEFINEIKGGVVPKEYIKPTEQGIREALHAGVLAGYELVDFKAVLYDGSYHDVDSNEMAFKIAGSMAFKEAAKKASPVLLEPMMAVEVTVPEEHMGTIIGDINSRRGRIEGMEHLGGSQVIKAMVPLKEMFGYVNDIRSSTQGRASYSMQFAHYEEAPRMISDEIIGRSQGK from the coding sequence GTGCCGCGTCAAGTACCTCTAAATCGTTGCCGGAATATCGGAATCATGGCGCACATCGACGCCGGGAAGACGACGACCACCGAGCGCATCCTGTTCTATACCGGGATCACGCACCGGATCGGCGAAGTGCATGAAGGCACGGCAACCATGGATTACATGGAGCAGGAGCAGGAGCGCGGCATCACGATCACCTCCGCCGCAACCACCTGCACCTGGAAAGACATTCGTATCAACATCATTGATACCCCGGGCCACGTTGACTTTACCGCTGAGGTCGAGCGGTCGCTACGGGTGCTCGATGGCGCAGTCGCCTTGTTCGACTCCGTCTCGGGTGTGCAGCCGCAGTCGGAGACGGTGTGGCGGCAGGGTGATAAGTACAAGGTCCCCCGGATCTGCTTTGTCAACAAGATGGACAAGGCCGGCGCTGATTTCGAGCACGTGATTGAAACCATCCGCAAGCGGCTGGGCGCGCGTCCAGTTGCCATCCAGATTCCGATTGGCGCCGAGGCCAACTTTAAGGGCGTCATCGATCTGATCGAGATGAAGGCGATCCTGTGGCACGACGAGACCATGGGCGCGCAGTACGATGTTGAAGAGATTCCCGAGAACCTGCTCAAGAAGGCGGAAGCCTTCCGCATGCAGCTGGTTGAGTCAGTCGCCGAGAACGATGACGACATGCTGCACAAGTTCCTCGAAGGCGAGACCCCGACGGCGGCCGAGTTAAAGAAAGCCCTACGCGGCGCGACCATTGCGATGAAGGTCTTCCCGGTACTCTGCGGGACCGCCTTCAAGAACAAGGGTGTGCAGACTCTGCTTGATGCGGTGGTCGACTATCTGCCGAGCCCGCTCGACGTGCCCCCGGTGGTTGGTATCGATCCTGATGATCCCGAAAAGCAGGTGATTCGCGAAGCCAAGGACGATGCGCCGTTTTCGGCGCTCGGCTTTAAGCTGATCAACGATCCCTTCGGCAAGCTCGGTTTCATCCGCGTCTATTCGGGCCATTTGAAAACCGGCGACACCGTGCTCAATCCGCGTACCGGCAAGACCGAACGGATCGGGCGTCTGGTCAAGATGCACGCCAATAAGCGCGAAGACATCACCGAGATCTATGCCGGCGACATCTGCGCCTGTGTTGGTTTGAAGGAATTGAAGACCGGTGACACCCTCTGCACTCCGAATGATCCGGTGGCGTTGAGCGCTATCAAATTCCCGGACACGGTCATCTCGGTCGCCATTGAGCCGAAGACCAAGGCTGACCAGGAGAAGATGGGAATGGCGCTGGCTAAGCTGGCCGATGAAGATCCGACCTTCAAGGTCCGTACCGATGAAGAGTCTGGGCAGACGATCATCAGCGGCATGGGCGAGTTGCATCTTGAGATCCTGGTCGATCGCATGAAGCGCGAGCACAAGGTCGAAGCCAATGTCGGCGAGCCCCGTGTCGCCTTCCGGGAGACCATCCGCAAGATCGCCGAGGCGGAAGGCAAGTACATCCGCCAGACCGGTGGTTCGGGCAACTACGGACACGTCAAGATTCGTCTGGAGCCGAACGAGCCAGGCAAGGGATTCGAGTTTATCAACGAGATCAAGGGCGGCGTGGTTCCGAAGGAGTACATCAAGCCGACCGAGCAGGGAATCCGCGAAGCGTTGCATGCCGGGGTGCTTGCGGGCTACGAGCTGGTCGACTTCAAGGCCGTACTTTATGACGGCAGCTACCACGACGTCGACTCGAACGAAATGGCGTTCAAGATCGCCGGTTCGATGGCCTTTAAGGAAGCCGCGAAGAAGGCCAGTCCGGTGCTGCTCGAACCGATGATGGCCGTCGAAGTGACTGTTCCTGAAGAACACATGGGCACGATCATCGGCGATATCAACTCCCGGCGCGGGCGTATTGAGGGCATGGAGCATCTCGGTGGTTCGCAGGTGATCAAGGCAATGGTGCCGCTCAAGGAGATGTTCGGATACGTCAACGATATCCGCTCATCGACCCAGGGACGCGCCTCCTACAGCATGCAATTCGCCCACTATGAAGAGGCGCCGCGGATGATCTCGGACGAAATCATTGGCCGGAGCCAGGGTAAGTAA
- a CDS encoding S9 family peptidase — MPTIARKVLVCTALVLSAVCTVNLKAQNLNARRDPRIDSLIDNLGKVRNLYQTAISPDGARIAWVVDGEEQGKRSGSEIEVAPRTSPEKPIRITAGSKGELCVEGSLAWSPDSKTLAFLSDCQSAGENKTQADFYLAEMGNKPKIRRLTHLPGIPEAPAFSPDGKELGFLYVEGATRRASPLAAEKPPAGVIGEEGLEIKRVAEADIASGQVRQITPASLYTYEFDWSPGSQELAYIAAPPPGENNWWVAQLYTQPIVSDKPTSILDPANTLGPLHGLQIAVPRWSPDGKSIAFIGGLMSDQGVTGGDVYVVAAGGGTPVNLTMGRTSTAAWIYWRIPGEIEFTEIVGGSSRLSTIMQKPGSSEVLRIVEDFTAPAKLGDGTLDLSLSRWADNFFYIESSFASPPEVWVEKSVDAECQGNCYHPQQITHYNDSLKPAWGKAESITWISSIQPSPTIPASDATKDFNVQGWLLYPADYDPAKKYPLIVHVHGGPSSAELPRWPEVGYGPAPFAALGYFVLMPNPRGSYGQGEAFTQANRKDFGYGDLRDILAGVDAVTKSHNIDPERVGITGWSYGGFMTMFAVTQTNRFRAAVAGAGISNWQSYYGQNSIDQWMTPFMGASVYDDPGVYAKMSAINFIHNVKTPTLAVVGDRDGECPAPQSFEFWHALKAQHVPAQLVVYPNEGHHFVDPEHQRDVIARALAWFQKYMPAQ; from the coding sequence ATGCCTACTATCGCCCGTAAAGTCCTTGTCTGCACCGCCTTAGTCCTTAGCGCTGTTTGTACCGTGAACTTGAAGGCGCAGAACCTGAACGCCCGGCGCGATCCCCGCATCGATAGCCTGATCGACAATCTGGGCAAAGTGCGCAACCTCTATCAGACGGCGATCTCGCCAGACGGCGCGCGCATCGCCTGGGTCGTCGATGGAGAAGAACAAGGCAAGCGCTCGGGCAGCGAGATTGAAGTTGCACCCCGAACCTCGCCCGAGAAGCCGATCCGGATCACCGCCGGAAGCAAGGGCGAACTCTGCGTGGAAGGCAGCCTCGCCTGGTCGCCAGATTCGAAGACGCTGGCCTTCCTCTCGGATTGTCAGAGTGCTGGGGAGAATAAAACGCAGGCTGACTTCTATCTGGCCGAAATGGGCAACAAACCCAAGATTCGACGCCTGACTCATCTTCCCGGGATCCCGGAAGCGCCGGCCTTCTCGCCTGATGGCAAAGAACTTGGATTCCTCTACGTCGAAGGAGCCACTCGCCGCGCGAGTCCGCTCGCCGCCGAGAAACCGCCTGCTGGAGTCATTGGCGAGGAGGGCCTTGAAATTAAACGGGTGGCCGAGGCCGATATAGCCAGCGGGCAGGTCCGCCAGATCACACCTGCCAGCCTCTACACCTACGAATTCGACTGGTCGCCCGGTTCGCAAGAGCTAGCCTACATTGCGGCGCCTCCACCCGGAGAGAATAACTGGTGGGTCGCCCAGCTTTACACCCAACCTATCGTCAGCGACAAGCCAACCTCCATCCTCGACCCCGCCAACACCCTCGGCCCACTTCATGGCCTGCAGATCGCCGTGCCCCGCTGGTCGCCAGATGGCAAGTCAATCGCCTTCATCGGGGGTTTGATGTCCGATCAGGGCGTGACCGGCGGCGACGTGTATGTCGTTGCAGCAGGAGGTGGAACGCCAGTCAACTTAACCATGGGGCGAACCTCCACCGCCGCGTGGATTTACTGGAGGATCCCCGGCGAGATTGAATTTACCGAAATAGTTGGCGGTTCCAGCCGCCTCAGCACCATCATGCAAAAACCCGGTTCCTCAGAAGTCCTAAGAATCGTTGAAGACTTCACTGCGCCTGCGAAGCTTGGAGACGGTACCCTTGATCTCAGCCTGTCGAGATGGGCCGACAATTTCTTTTACATAGAGAGTTCATTTGCTTCGCCGCCGGAAGTGTGGGTGGAGAAGAGCGTGGACGCTGAGTGCCAGGGCAACTGTTATCACCCGCAGCAAATCACCCACTACAACGACAGCCTGAAGCCAGCCTGGGGCAAAGCTGAATCCATCACATGGATTAGCTCCATTCAACCTTCCCCCACCATCCCAGCCAGCGACGCAACTAAAGACTTCAACGTCCAAGGCTGGCTTCTCTACCCCGCCGACTACGACCCCGCCAAGAAGTACCCGCTCATCGTCCATGTGCATGGAGGACCATCCTCCGCCGAACTCCCTCGCTGGCCCGAGGTTGGCTACGGCCCTGCGCCGTTCGCCGCCCTCGGCTACTTCGTGCTCATGCCCAACCCCCGCGGCAGCTATGGACAGGGCGAAGCCTTCACCCAGGCCAACCGCAAGGACTTTGGCTATGGCGACCTCCGCGACATCCTTGCCGGAGTCGACGCCGTCACCAAGTCGCACAATATCGATCCCGAGCGCGTCGGCATCACCGGCTGGTCCTACGGCGGATTTATGACGATGTTCGCTGTCACCCAGACCAACCGCTTCCGCGCTGCAGTCGCCGGCGCCGGCATCTCCAATTGGCAGAGCTATTACGGCCAGAATTCGATTGACCAGTGGATGACTCCCTTCATGGGCGCCTCGGTCTATGACGATCCTGGAGTTTACGCGAAGATGTCTGCCATTAACTTCATTCACAACGTGAAGACGCCAACGCTTGCGGTGGTTGGGGACCGCGATGGCGAATGCCCGGCGCCACAGTCTTTTGAGTTCTGGCACGCGCTAAAAGCCCAGCACGTTCCAGCCCAACTGGTCGTCTACCCGAATGAAGGCCACCACTTCGTCGATCCCGAACACCAGAGGGACGTGATCGCCCGCGCCCTGGCTTGGTTTCAGAAATACATGCCTGCTCAGTGA
- the rpsL gene encoding 30S ribosomal protein S12 → MPTFSQLVRKGRTAPRYKTASPALQGSPQRRGVCTRVYTQTPKKPNSALRKVARVKLTNGIEVTTYIPGIGHNLQEHSIVLIRGGRVKDLPGVRYHVVRGTLDSVGVANRKQSRSKYGAKRPKAAAK, encoded by the coding sequence TTGCCGACATTTAGTCAATTAGTCCGGAAGGGCCGCACTGCGCCGAGATATAAGACGGCCAGCCCGGCATTGCAGGGTTCGCCGCAACGGCGTGGAGTTTGTACGCGCGTCTACACCCAGACCCCGAAAAAGCCGAACTCGGCGTTGCGCAAAGTTGCGCGCGTCAAGCTCACCAACGGGATCGAAGTGACCACCTACATCCCAGGCATCGGCCACAATCTGCAGGAGCACTCGATCGTCCTCATTCGCGGCGGTCGTGTGAAGGACCTGCCGGGGGTTCGCTACCACGTGGTGCGCGGAACACTCGATTCGGTCGGCGTAGCCAACCGCAAGCAGAGCCGGTCGAAGTACGGCGCTAAGCGCCCCAAGGCCGCCGCTAAGTAA
- a CDS encoding YncE family protein: MKRFLILSLLLVFSLPVGFSIAGCAGTNPNNYCNKTGFGYGLKTNQVAAISLQPATTGISLAYGQTGQLQAPTATNCNGGSETVGSYTYGTTNLNLADVSPTGALCGGTWNRTSPGGIADFTICTPPTAQAMKSACTGNTCVALMTASGAGVTSNTVAVYVHPPVTTIQLDTAAPANVSNFTGCFSQNQTSQLDATAFIGNGASQTPFCAPPGNPYGVPDCTANLGHLTYTPVNSTVVTIDPNGVATAHQPGSTAITAAISNVSSTAGTFYTCPPASIQLQIPSTITSTNGGTVGTVTPGTPVPLATVVRDTQGNQITGVALDYSSTNSQEISVGSGGSVTTTFPSTAAITAVCNPPTCNPSIITQIGQQGNGVPIVGNSVQITSTGRISNFLWMASPQSSFFEPIDLSTGTIGSPIKLPYKPNSMVIDPAGTNLYFGNYRELMEYSASSNSLTKEDTTVPGVVLTVSPDSSTVVIADQVRQVIYLYTAATGANTSIGGLATRAVFSPDGKTLYVTGPNALYIHNTLTGWSVYPNLPTQNGDGCTLDNSGTSPFCSPDLTVTIPAEGIFLSGPAGTGTTAYGFCPNTTVNPFDYYPSALIPGTVLPATDHVIASTDRLHVLGANTTNLTDIFLGTLDAPGVPTGNSPTAASGTCIRPSINTVAGLQFNTSTVFNPALPASIAPTAIDQVVASSNSTIAFVTYTGKSNTGQALLPYYQLSPAFTQGTVGTVPLSGTATVPLAGTFSPDNETFFVGTAGDNLVHFVDIPSLTDIKAINPGLVDPSGAPVPVQFFAVKPRPTT; encoded by the coding sequence ATGAAGCGGTTCCTGATTTTGAGTTTGTTGCTCGTGTTTTCCCTTCCAGTAGGTTTTTCGATCGCAGGCTGTGCCGGTACCAATCCCAACAACTATTGCAATAAGACGGGCTTCGGATACGGATTGAAGACGAACCAGGTCGCCGCGATCAGTCTGCAACCGGCAACGACCGGTATTTCGCTGGCTTATGGACAAACCGGGCAGTTACAGGCTCCTACCGCAACCAACTGTAATGGCGGGTCAGAGACAGTCGGTTCCTACACCTACGGCACCACCAATTTGAATCTCGCGGACGTCTCGCCCACTGGCGCTCTTTGTGGTGGCACCTGGAACCGGACGAGCCCGGGCGGCATTGCCGACTTCACGATCTGCACGCCACCCACGGCGCAGGCGATGAAGTCCGCCTGCACGGGAAATACCTGCGTCGCCTTGATGACGGCTTCCGGAGCTGGAGTCACCAGCAACACTGTCGCTGTTTATGTGCATCCTCCGGTGACGACGATCCAGCTCGACACGGCGGCGCCGGCAAATGTATCGAATTTCACCGGATGTTTCTCACAGAACCAAACCTCGCAGCTGGACGCCACGGCATTTATCGGCAACGGCGCCAGTCAAACGCCTTTTTGCGCGCCTCCCGGCAATCCTTATGGCGTTCCTGATTGCACGGCGAACCTTGGCCATCTGACCTACACCCCGGTCAATTCCACGGTCGTTACGATCGATCCGAACGGCGTCGCGACCGCGCACCAGCCGGGTTCGACGGCGATCACCGCCGCGATCTCCAATGTCAGCTCCACCGCCGGAACCTTCTATACATGCCCCCCGGCTTCGATCCAGCTGCAGATTCCGAGCACCATCACCAGCACCAACGGCGGCACCGTCGGAACCGTAACTCCGGGAACTCCGGTGCCCCTGGCTACCGTGGTTCGAGACACCCAGGGCAATCAGATCACCGGCGTCGCCCTGGACTACTCGTCAACGAATTCGCAGGAGATTTCCGTCGGCAGCGGGGGTAGCGTCACTACCACGTTCCCGTCCACGGCTGCGATTACAGCAGTATGCAACCCACCCACCTGCAATCCCTCGATCATTACCCAGATTGGGCAGCAAGGGAACGGTGTTCCGATTGTTGGCAATTCGGTGCAGATCACCTCAACCGGCCGCATCAGTAATTTCTTATGGATGGCCAGTCCGCAGTCGTCGTTCTTCGAACCGATCGATCTGAGTACGGGCACTATCGGCTCGCCGATCAAGCTGCCCTACAAGCCGAACTCCATGGTCATCGATCCGGCGGGGACAAATCTCTATTTCGGCAATTACCGCGAACTAATGGAGTACAGCGCCAGCAGCAACTCGCTGACCAAGGAAGACACCACTGTTCCTGGCGTCGTGCTCACCGTCTCTCCCGATTCGAGTACCGTCGTGATCGCCGACCAGGTTCGCCAAGTCATTTATCTTTATACCGCCGCGACCGGTGCTAACACCTCGATCGGCGGTTTAGCCACTCGCGCTGTCTTCAGTCCCGATGGAAAGACCCTCTATGTCACCGGGCCCAATGCGCTCTACATCCACAACACCCTGACCGGATGGAGCGTCTACCCGAACCTCCCCACTCAGAACGGCGACGGCTGCACCCTGGATAACTCCGGAACTTCACCCTTCTGCTCGCCCGATCTGACTGTGACCATTCCCGCGGAGGGCATCTTTCTCAGCGGCCCAGCCGGAACGGGGACGACGGCCTATGGCTTCTGCCCCAATACGACGGTGAATCCGTTCGATTATTACCCCTCGGCGCTCATACCGGGGACCGTGCTTCCCGCAACCGACCACGTCATTGCGAGCACGGACCGGCTGCATGTTCTCGGCGCCAACACTACCAACCTGACCGACATTTTTCTGGGAACGCTTGACGCTCCCGGCGTACCCACCGGGAACAGTCCCACGGCTGCCAGCGGGACCTGCATTCGACCCAGCATCAATACCGTGGCTGGTTTGCAGTTCAATACGAGTACGGTCTTCAACCCGGCGCTTCCGGCCTCGATCGCGCCGACTGCCATCGACCAGGTGGTTGCTTCGTCAAATTCGACTATCGCGTTCGTGACCTACACCGGCAAGTCCAACACCGGCCAGGCGCTATTGCCCTACTATCAGCTGTCACCTGCGTTCACCCAAGGGACCGTGGGGACGGTGCCGCTGTCCGGAACCGCGACCGTGCCACTCGCTGGAACTTTCAGTCCTGACAACGAGACTTTCTTTGTCGGCACCGCCGGCGACAACCTCGTGCACTTTGTAGACATCCCGTCATTGACGGACATCAAAGCCATTAACCCAGGTCTCGTCGACCCATCTGGGGCGCCGGTGCCGGTTCAGTTTTTCGCCGTTAAACCGCGGCCAACTACTTAA
- the rpsG gene encoding 30S ribosomal protein S7 yields the protein MPRKGHIAKREVAADPVYNSTLVTKFVNSMMWGGKKSTAQNIFYEAMTNLESRGGDEALKLFKKAVENCKPLLEVKSRRVGGANYQVPIEVNPERRTSLAIRWLVNYGRARGEKGMVDKLTNELLDAANGRGAAMKKKEDIHRMAEANKAFAHYRW from the coding sequence ATGCCGAGAAAAGGTCATATCGCGAAACGGGAAGTCGCAGCCGACCCCGTGTACAACTCGACGCTGGTGACGAAGTTTGTCAACTCGATGATGTGGGGCGGCAAGAAGTCGACCGCGCAAAACATCTTTTATGAGGCAATGACGAACCTCGAATCCCGCGGCGGCGATGAAGCGCTGAAGCTCTTCAAGAAAGCGGTTGAGAACTGCAAGCCGCTGCTCGAAGTGAAGTCGCGCCGGGTTGGTGGCGCGAACTATCAGGTGCCGATCGAAGTGAATCCGGAACGGCGCACTTCGCTCGCGATCCGCTGGCTGGTGAACTATGGCCGGGCGCGCGGCGAAAAGGGCATGGTCGACAAGTTGACCAACGAGCTGCTTGACGCAGCTAACGGCCGCGGAGCCGCGATGAAGAAGAAGGAAGACATTCATCGTATGGCCGAGGCGAACAAGGCGTTCGCGCATTATCGGTGGTAA